One segment of Variovorax sp. V93 DNA contains the following:
- a CDS encoding SRPBCC family protein: MATNTVRLHRVLRAPPERLYRAFVEPSAFERWLPPFGFTGKVHSMDPVVGGAWRMSFTAFGSGHSHSFGGKYLELVPGQRIAYDASFDDPNLPGTMKTTVTLAAVSCGTDMSVVQEGIPGLIPAEMCYLGWQESLVALAQLVEPNIPG; encoded by the coding sequence ATGGCTACCAATACCGTCCGCCTGCACCGCGTACTGCGCGCCCCGCCCGAGCGGCTCTACCGCGCCTTTGTCGAGCCCAGCGCCTTCGAGCGCTGGCTGCCGCCTTTCGGATTCACCGGCAAGGTCCACAGCATGGACCCGGTGGTCGGGGGCGCCTGGCGCATGTCCTTCACCGCCTTTGGCAGCGGCCACAGCCACTCGTTCGGCGGCAAGTACCTGGAACTCGTTCCCGGCCAGCGCATTGCCTACGACGCGAGCTTCGACGATCCCAACCTGCCGGGCACCATGAAGACCACCGTGACGCTCGCGGCCGTGTCCTGCGGCACCGACATGTCCGTCGTGCAGGAAGGCATCCCTGGCCTGATTCCCGCGGAGATGTGCTACCTGGGCTGGCAGGAGTCGCTGGTCGCGCTGGCCCAGCTGGTCGAGCCGAACATTCCGGGCTGA